In the Arachis ipaensis cultivar K30076 chromosome B10, Araip1.1, whole genome shotgun sequence genome, one interval contains:
- the LOC107622911 gene encoding serine/threonine protein phosphatase 2A 59 kDa regulatory subunit B' eta isoform has translation MFKQIFKLPKKSSKNSENREHGGGSSTSGRSHGGGVGSKNSDLVPPGGSKTGNSSVLQPQHHPALNSGQHHGNRVQLPLAAGENPNGNLSAYEVPLAAFRDVPNSEKPGLFIKKLRMCSVVFDFTDPTKHLKEKEIKRQALVELVDYVTSANAKFSESMIQEVVKTVSANIFRTLSPQPRENKLVDGVDVEEEEPSMDPAWPHLQIVYELFLRFVASPELDAKLAKRFIDQSFILRLLDLFDSEDPREREYLKMTLHRIYGKFMAHRPFIRKSINNIFYNFIFESEKHNGIAEFLEILGSIINGFALPLKEEHKLFLVRVLIPLHKPKCLAMYHQQLSYCITQFVEKDCKLADTIIRGLLKYWPITNSSKEVMFLSELEEVLEATQPPEFQRCMMPLFRRIAHCLNSPHFQVAERALFLWNNDHIVNLIKQNRKVILPIIFPALERNARSHWNQAVHSLTLNVRKIFNDLDPDLSKECLQKFEEDILKEDAVTAGREATWKRLEELAAKKAASNESVLVGKVAAMQVR, from the exons ATGTTCAAGCAGATATTTAAACTCCCTAAAAAGTCGTCCAAAAATTCGGAGAATCGAGAACACGGTGGTGGAAGCAGCACAAGTGGAAGAAGCcatggtggtggtgttggttcCAAAAACAGTGATCTTGTTCCTCCTGGGGGAAGCAAAACTGGGAATTCTTCAGTGTTGCAGCCCCAACATCACCCTGCTTTGAATTCCGGTCAGCACCATGGGAATCGGGTTCAATTGCCGTTGGCCGCAGGCGAAAACCCCAATGGGAATTTGAGTGCATATGAGGTACCTTTGGCTGCATTCAGGGATGTTCCCAATTCGGAGAAGCCAGGATTGTTCATCAAGAAGCTCAGGATGTGCAGTGTTGTGTTTGACTTTACTGACCCCACGAAGCACCTAAAGGAAAAGGAAATCAAGAGGCAGGCTTTGGTGGAATTGGTGGATTATGTGACTTCTGCCAATGCTAAGTTTTCGGAATCTATGATACAAGAGGTTGTTAAAACCGTGTCTGCTAATATATTCAGGACGCTTAGCCCTCAGCCTCGTGAGAACAAGCTTGTTGATGGTGTTGATGTGGAGGAGGAGGAGCCATCAATGGATCCTGCGTGGCCTCATTTGCAAATCGTGTATGAGCTTTTTCTGAGATTTGTGGCTTCGCCGGAGCTGGATGCGAAGTTGGCTAAGAGATTCATTGATCAATCTTTCATTTTGAGGCTGCTGGATTTGTTTGACTCTGAGGATCCTAGAGAACGTGAATACTTGAAGATGACCTTGCATCGCATCTACGGGAAGTTCATGGCGCATCGCCCTTTCATCAGGAAATCCATCAATAATAtcttttacaattttatttttgaatccgAGAAGCATAATGGGATTGCTGAGTTCTTGGAAATTCTGGGGAGCATCATTAATGGTTTCGCGCTACCATTGAAAGAAGAGCATAAATTGTTTCTTGTTCGTGTGTTGATTCCACTGCACAAACCAAAGTGCTTAGCAATGTATCATCAGCAGTTATCTTATTGCATTACTCAATTTGTGGAGAAAGATTGCAAGCTTGCTGATACTATTATTAGGGGACTATTGAAGTACTGGCCGATAACCAATAGTTCCAAGGAAGTTATGTTCCTGAGTGAGCTAGAAGAAGTTCTAGAAGCAACTCAACCTCCAGAGTTCCAGCGTTGTATGATGCCATTATTTCGCCGCATCGCCCATTGTTTAAACAGCCCCCATTTTCAG GTGGCCGAAAGAGCTTTGTTCTTATGGAACAACGATCACATCGTGAACTTAATCAAACAAAACCGCAAAGTGATACTGCCCATCATCTTCCCGGCGTTGGAGCGAAACGCTAGAAGCCACTGGAATCAGGCTGTCCATAGTTTGACGTTAAACGTGCGGAAGATATTCAATGATCTTGATCCTGACTTGTCGAAAGAATGCTTACAGAAGTTTGAGGAGGATATATTGAAGGAAGACGCAGTCACGGCAGGGCGTGAGGCCACGTGGAAACGGTTAGAGGAGCTTGCCGCGAAGAAAGCTGCGAGCAACGAATCAGTGCTTGTTGGTAAGGTCGCTGCTATGCAGGTTAGATAG